One window of Nicotiana tomentosiformis chromosome 11, ASM39032v3, whole genome shotgun sequence genomic DNA carries:
- the LOC138902052 gene encoding uncharacterized protein: MLKKDAATNWTEDYQKGFDRIKEYLSTLPVLVPPEPGKLAKWQILLSEFDIVYMTQKAVKGQTLTDHLAENPVGGEYEPLKTYFPDEEVALVGEYIAEAYHGWRMFFDGAANFKEVGIGAVLVSEIGQHYPVSAKLKFSCNNNNAEYEACTLGLNLVVDMNIQELLVIGDSDLLVYQVQGEWATKNTKILPYLYHVQEMMKRFMKIEFRYVPRI, encoded by the exons atgttaaagaaggatgccgcaacGAATTGGACTGAAGACTACCAGAAAggttttgacagaatcaaagaatatttgtccacactgccagtcctggtcccgccagaacctg ggaagctggcaaaatggcagatattgttgagtgaattcgacattgtctatatgactcagaaggcggttaagggacAAACATTAACGGATCATCTTGCggaaaatcctgtaggaggagaatacgaaccactaaaaacgtattttcctgatgaagaagtagcATTAGTAGGAGAATATATCGCCGAAGCCTACCAcgggtggagaatgtttttcgatggagctgcaaacttcaaagaagtgggtattggagcagttttggtgtcagaaataggtcaacattatccggtatccgcgAAACTCAAATTTTCGTGCAACAATAATAatgcagaatatgaggcttgcacattggggctcaatttggtcgttgacatgaatatccaggaattactggtaattggtgattcagatctGCTGGTAtatcaggtgcagggagaatgggctacaaagaataccaagatattaccatatctatatcatgtgcaagagatgatgaagaggttcatGAAGATAGAGTTTAGATATGTCCCAAGAAtctag
- the LOC138902053 gene encoding uncharacterized protein — translation MRDPTAVPWNYSKTVVTYKGKEIIGEVNEMNQPRKYHNPEEQKMLKLSKDKRFLPKKPVSSEEAEDSNEHQKVLLKTLNEAYVPVETSVEQLERMAEQFFEVNSYYMKRVMLDGGSRVDICPLLMLQRMKIRTERIRPNNVCVRAFDGVKRDTIGEIDLILNIGPMDFEVTFQVLDMDTSYNFLLGRPWIHVAGAVPFTLHQMVKFEHENQEIVIHEEDEQSIYRDPSVPCLEAREGSEHIVYQAFEIVIVDQYKEVAPFPQPCLSNASVMVATEMIKHGYKPGKGLGVYLQGIIEPVTSIANEKFFGVGFRATEADRKWADERKKNGWVLPQPVPHLAKSFIDPKYVEEEEEESFTAEEIEDICEAMKRMILSWIVMLGEEDAEKTAFTMPWGTYYYRVMPFALKNAGATYMRAMTAIFHDMMHREIKVYVDYVIIKSRTQEGHVRDLRKFFEHLRSRRGIELDPTKIKSIRDLPPPRTKKEVMSLLGRLNYLRRFIAQLTTTCEPIFKLLKKDAAIKWTNECQEAFDKIKEYLSNSPVLVPPEPGRPLFLYLTVLENSFGCVLGKHDVTGKREKAIYYLSKKFTIYEAKYTLLERTCCALTWVAQKLRHYLLAYTTYLITRMDPLKYIVQKPMPMGRLAKWQILLTEFDIVYVTRTTMKAQALADGLAENPVDDEYQPLSTYFPDEKVNSIEVIPEDTNAWKMFFGGAVNAKGVGIGIILVSPIGQHYPATARLWFFCTNNTAEYEACIMGMNMAVDLDVEELLIMGDSDLIIRQAQGEWETRDIKLIPYRQHVEDLRKRFKSVEFRYIPRFHNELADALATLALMLPYPGNVHIDPLEIQIRKRHGYCNTIEIELDVKPWYHDIKRFMKIKKYPE, via the exons ATGAGAGACCCCACTGCAGTCCCCTGGAATTATAGCAAAACAGTGGTTACTTACAAGGGGAAAGAGATTATTGGAGAGGTGAACGAAATGAACCAACCTAGGAAGTACCACAACCCAGAAGAGCAAAAGATGTTAAAACTGAGCAAGGATAAACGGTTTCTGCCTAAGAAGCCTGTGAGTTCTGAGGAAGCAGAAGA CTCAAATGAACATCAGAAGGTACTCCTGAAAACATTGAACGAGGCATATGTCCCGGTTGAAACTTCAGTTGAACAACTGGAAAGAATGGCTGAACAATTCTTTGAAGTTAATA GTTATTATATGAAGAGAGTCATGCTAGATGGTGGGTCTAGGGTCGACATTTGCCCTCTCTTAATGCTCCAGAGGATGAAAATTAGAACAGAAAGAATCCGACCAAACAATGTATGTGTGCGCGCTTTTGATGGTGTCAAACGAGACACAATAGGggaaattgatttgattttgaacaTTGGCCCTATGGATTTCGAAGTAACTTTCCAGGTTCTAGACATGGATACTTCATATAATTTTCtcctaggaagaccatggattcacgtTGCAGGAGCTGTGCCCTTCACTCttcatcaaatggtcaaatttgaacatgaaaaccaAGAAATTGTTATCCACGAGGAGGATGAACAGTCCATTTACAGGGACCCTTCAGTCCCATGTCTCGAAGCTAGAGAAGGAAGTGAGCACATTGTCTACCAAGCCTTCGAAATTGTGATCGTTGATCAATACAAAGAAGTGGCCCCATTCCCTCAACCTTGCTTATCTAATGCCTCGGTCATGGTCGCCACTGAAATGATTAAACATGGGTATAAGCCCGGAAAGGGGCTTGGGGTATATCTACAAGGCATCATAGAGCCCGTTACATCAATCGCCAATGAGAAGTTCTTCGGCGTAGGTTTCCGAGCTACAGAGGCCGATAGAAAATGGGCTGATGAGCGCAAGAAAAATGGGTGGGTCCTTCCTCAGCCCGTTCCGCATCTCGCCAAGTCATTTATTGATCCCAAAtatgtagaagaagaagaagaagaatcctTCACGGCTGAAGAGATTGAGGATATTTGTGAAGCCATGAAACGAATGAT TCTTTCATGGATTGTCATGCTGGGTGAGGAGGACGCAGAAAAGACGGCTTTCACCATGCCGTGGGGCACTTATTATTACAGAGTCATGCCATTCGCTTTGAAAAATgccggggcaacttacatgagagccatgactgccatcttccatgacatgatgcaccgGGAAATAAAGGTGTATGTAGATTATGTGATCATTAAATCCAGAACACAAGAAGGCCATGTGCGAGATCTGAGAAAGTTCTTTGAGCATCTGCGCAG CCGGAGGGGTATTGAGTTAGATCCGACAAAGATAAAGTCTATTCGGGATTTGCCACCTCCGAGAACCAAGAaagaggtcatgagtttgctagGGAGATTGAATTACCTCAgaaggttcattgctcagcttactaccacgtgtgagcccatatttaagttGCTGAAGAAAGATGCAGCGATCAAATGGACAAATGAATGTCAAGAggcttttgataagatcaaagaatatCTGTCAAATTCGCCAGTATTGGTTCCACCCGAGCCAGgaagacctttgttcttgtatcTGACAGTCTTGGAAAATTCCTTTGGCTGTGTCCTGGGGAAACATGATGTGACCGGGAAGAGAGAGAAGGCCATATACTACTTGAGCAAGAAGTTTACCATTTATGAAGCCAAGTATACTTTGTTGGAAAGAACTTGTTGTGCCCTAACTTGGGTCGCCCAGAAGctcagacattatcttttggcctacaccacatatctcataactagaatggatcctctgaagtacatagTCCAGAAACCAATGCCCATGGGaaggttagcaaaatggcaaatcctgctcactgAGTTCGATATTGTCTATGTCACCCGTACAACGATGAAAGCTCAAGCCTTGGCGGATGGTCTAGCTGAGAACCCGGTAGATGATGAATACCAACCCCTAAGTACTTACTTTCCGGATGAGAAAGTAAATTCAATTGAAGTAATTCCAGAAGATACCAATGCTTGGAAAATGTTCTTTGGTGGAGCTGTAAATGCAAAAGGTGTCGGGATTGGGATAATTTTGGTTTCGCCCATCGGTCAGCACTATCCGGCCACAGCCCGGCTTTGGTTCTTCTGTACCAACAACACTGCTGAGTATGAAGCCTGCATTATGGGCATGAATATGGCAGTTGATCTGGATGTGGAAGAATTGTTAAtcatgggagattcagatttgatcattcggcaagcccaaggtgaatgggaaacTCGAGATATCAAGCTTATCCCATATAGGCAACATGTGGAAGATCTTAGAAAACGATTCAAGTCCGTCGAGTTCAGGTATATTCCTCGATTCCACAACGAGTTAGCTGATGCATTAGCTACTTTGGCCTTAATGCTGCCGTATCCGGGCAATGTCCATATTGACCCGCTGGAAATCCAAATTCGAAAGAGGCATGGTTATTGTAATACAATTGAAATAGAACTAGATGTTAAgccatggtatcatgatatcaaaaggtttatgaaaataaagaaatatcccGAGTAG